The sequence below is a genomic window from Clostridium sp. BJN0001.
TTCTTAAAATCTTCATCATTCACCTTATATTCAGGATGATTTGAATATGGTGTATCTGTTGCAGGTGTAATTCTTGGGAAGGATATAGTATGAGGTCCTACCCCATTAAATTTCTCTTCAAGATGAATTGTGTGATATAAAAGCCCCATTATTTCAAAACGCCAGTCATAAAGTCCAAAAAGAACTCCAAGACCATTATCATCTACACCAGCTTCTTGAGCTCTATCCATTGCATATAATCTCCATCTATAGTTACCTTTTATTGTACCCTGTGGATGCATCTTCTTATATGTATCATGATGATAAGTTTCCTGAAATACTTGAAATGTTCCAATTCCAACTTTTTTCAATAACTTTAATTCATCTACTGTAAGAGGTGCTGCATTTATATTAGCTCTTCTTATCTCACCATGTTCTGTTTTTACACTGTAGACTTTTTTTACTGTATCTGCCATAAATTCTGCCTCAGTATTTGGAGATTCTCCATATACAAGTACAGTTCTTTTTTGTCCTTCTTCAATCATGATTTTAACTTCTTCTTCTATTTCGTCCATAGTTAAAGTTTTTCTCTTCATTGCAGTATTACTGCTTCTAAATCCACAATATTTACAATTATTAGCACATTCATCGCTTATATATAGTGGTGCAAAGAATACTATTCTATCACCATATACTTCTTCTTTAAGCTTATGAGCTAAAGAGTACATCTCTTCTATTGTTTCCTTATCATTGTTTTGGACAAGAATAGCAACTTCATCAGGTTCAAGTCTTATACACTTTTCAGCTTTTTTTAAAACTCTCCTTACGTCTTCTTTAGATGGATTCTTATGGGCATTAATTTTTGACCATATCAAATCATCATCAATAAAATCATGATCCATTCTGTCATACTTTTCAAATTCTTTCTCGTACTTTTCTAAAAAATTCATTTTATTCTCTCCATTCAATTTTATTTGTATCAAACAAAGTAAAACCTGAATTTCAAAGAACAAGAAGTAATATATTTAGTTTTATATTTTCCTTCTCGCTCGGAAACTCCCTTGCGGTCAGACAATTATTTATACACTACTATTATAATGTCAAAAAAACTTTCTAGTCAATTGCAAAAAAGCTTTAGCAAATGAAAAATAAGGTAGGTCTTTTTAAGCTTATGCAAAAGACAAAGAGCTTTCGCCTGAAGCGAAAGCTCATAAATTCAACGTTTCTGCGCCAAAGCAGAAACTTCCAAATTTGTCCTTTGTCCTATGTCATTTGTCCTTTGGTATTTATTTATTTTCAGTTTCTTCCTTAAGAAGTTCAACTTTTTCTCCATTTAATATTCTGTTTGTTGTTCTAACAGCACACATCTTTCCACACATTGAACAGCTGTGTCTATCTTCTGGAGGAATGCTTTCAAAATATTTCTTTGCTTTTTCAGGATCAATTGCACACTTAAAAATTTCATCCCAATCAAGTTTATTTCTTGCATCTGCCATTTTATTGTCCATATCACGTGAACCTTTTATTCCGTTTGCCATATCAGCTGCATGAGCTGCTATTTTAGCTGCTATTATTCCTTCTTTTACATCATTTTCATCTGGAAGTTTTAAATGTTCTGCTGGAGTAACATAACATAAGAAGTTAGCTCCATTCATTGCAGCTATAGCTCCACCTATTGATGATGTTATATGATCATATCCTGGTGCAATATCAGTAACTATAGGTCCTAATACATAAAATGGTGCTCCATGGCATAATCTCTTCTCAATTTGCATATTTGCAGCAATTTCGTTCATTGCCATATGTCCTGGTCCTTCAATCATAACCTGAACGTTTTTATCCCATGCTCTTTTTGCAAGTTTTCCAAGTTCTATAAGTTCTTCAATTTGTCCTGCATCTGTAGAATCATCAAGACATCCAGGTCTCATAGCATCTCCTAAACTAATAGTTACATCATATTCATGAAGAATATCTAAAAGTTCATCATAATGTTCATAGAATGGATTTTCATTTCCAGTCATCTTCATCCATGCAAAAAGAAGTGAACCTCCACGTGATACTATATTCATTTTTCTCTTTGTTTCCATAAATGAATCTACAGTTCTTCTTGTTATTCCTGCATGAATTGTAACAAAATCTACTCCTTCTTTAGCATGTGCACGAACTACGTCTAAGAAATCTTCTGCTTTAATATCTAAAAGATCTTTTTCAAGATATCCTATTGCATCATACATAGGAACTGTTCCTATCATTGCTGGAGAATAATCTATAAGTTTTTTTCTAAATGTTGAAGTCTTACCATAGTTACTTAAATCCATTATTGCTTCAGCACCATATTTTGTAGCAAGTTTAGCTTTATTCATTTCCTGAGTGTAATCTATACAATCTCCTGAAATTCCAAGATTAACATTTATTTTAACTTTAAGGCCATCACCAACACCTGCAGGATCTAATGATTTATGGTTAACATTAGCAGGAATTGCAACTTTTCCTTCTGAAACAAGCTTTCTTAATTTTTCTTCTTTCATGTTTTCTTTTTTAGCAACAATTTTCATCTCTGGTGTAACAATACCCATCTTAGCTGCTTCAATTTGTGTTTTATATTTATTCATTATGTTTTCCTCCTAAAAATTACTTATCAAATATTTCTATTCCAGCTTTTTTATATAATTCGTAAAAATGATTCGTTGGACCTACCCCATGTCCAAGGTTAATACTATGTTTAATTGCTATTGTAATATATCTTTTTGCTTCTTTTACTGCATCTGAAATGCTCATTCCTTTTGCTAAATTTGAAGCTATCGCAGAAGAAAGAGTACATCCTGTACCATGTGTATTCTTTGTATGTATTCTATCCTGCTTAAAAACTGAAAATTCATTTCCATCATATAAAATATCTATAGCTTCACCATCTAAATGTCCACCTTTAACAAGAACTGCTTTTGGCCCAAAATTAATAAGTCTTTTAGCAGCCTCTTTCATTTGACTTACATTAGATATCTTTATCTTAAGAATTTCTTCAGCTTCAGGAATATTAGGTGTAATAAGATATGCTAAAGGAAAAAGTTTCTTAACTAAAATATCTTCTGCATCTTTTGAAAGCAGATTAAAACCATTTTTAGATATCATAACAGGATCTAAAACTACAGGTGGAAGATTTTTTATACTTAAAAGAGTCTCTGTTATAGCTTCTATAGACTCTTTTTTAGAAACCATTCCTATTTTTACTGCATCAACACGTATATCATCAAATACAGCTTTTATCTGCATTTTTATCATTTCAGGTGAAATATCTTCAATAGACTTAACCCCCATTGTATTTTGTGCCGTTATTGCCGTTATTGCGCTCATTGCAAATACTCCATTTGCAGAAAACGTCTTTAAATCAGCCTGTATTCCTGCTCCACCAGAGCTGTCTGAACCAGCTATAGTAAGTGCCCTTAACATAAAAAATCCATCCTTTCGTTTTATCTAGAATGTGATGCTAATGTTTTTCCTATAATAGGAAGCTTTACAAACATATAAGCAATTACTGCTCCTGCACTACAACTTAATGTAAATGGAATTACATAAGCAAATAATGCTGCCTGCTTTCCCATAAGAAAGGCTGCAACAGGATAAGCAACTACTCCACCAATAAGTCCTGTTCCTATTATTTCACCCACAACTGCTGATAATGGCTTCTTTATTTTTTTGTATAATATTCCTGCAAGAAGGCTTCCTATCATACTTCCAGGATATGCAAGAAGGCTTCCTGTTCCAAGCATATTTCTTATTGTTGCTGCTACAAAACCATTTATGCATGCATATAAAGGTCCTAATGTAATTGCACCAACTACATTAACAAAATGTTGCACTGGAGAAATCTTAGCAGCACCTATAGGAATTGAAAAAGTTCCAAATACTACTGCTAGTGCAATAAGTATTCCACTTATCGCAAGTTTCTGTGTTTGAGGTTTTTCATACACTATTTTTTTACCTCCCTATAAATCTATTTGTCTTTTGAATAAATAAAAAATGCAGTCCAAAATAGGACCGCATTAAAATCATACTATAATACTTCCCTACATTGGTACTAACCACATCAGGTTTAAAGGGTCCAGGAAATTTTCTTTCCAATCTCAGCCAAAAAGCATTAGCTCCCCTAGTTTCATTTTTTTATTATCTCTAGTTAATACAATATACCATTCTACTAAAAAGGTCAAGATTTGTTTAATTTAGATATTAATATACTTAATAAGTATAACTTTCTGTTCATAATAGATAATTAATTATATTTTAACAATCTTTCATTATCTGTAACTTCTCTATGTTCTTTATCTCATAAAACATAACTATAAATGCTGCAATAAATGAACAGATTTCAGAAATCGGGCCTGCGTATAAAACTCCATAAACTTCAAAATATTGCGGAAGTATAAGTAATAGTGGAATTATAAAGATAAATTGCTTAGAGATTGTAAGAATAATTGCTTTATAAGGCTTCCCAATTGATTGAAGAAATATAGATGATGTAAGTTCAAAACCGTTCAATATATACATACATAAATATATTTTCATAGCTTTTACTGCAAAATTATTAAAAAGATAATCACTTTGACCAAATAATCTAACTATTGCATAAGGAAAAAATCTAAAAAATATAAAACCTATTATTGCAACTACTGTTGTAATTTTAACAAGACAAATAAATGTATCTTTAACACGTCTATAATTTTTAGCTCCGTAATTATATCCTGCAATAGGCTGTCCCCCTGCTGCTATACCTATAATTATTGCCATAAAAATTTCATTTACCTTCATAACTATAGCCATGGCAGAAAGGCAAACTTCACTTCCATATATAGATTGTGCTCCATATAATGCAAGCATATTATTGCTTACTATTATAATAATTCCAACACAAATCTGAGTTATTAAATCTGATATTCCAATTAATGAAATTCTTGATATTATTTTTGCACTCATTTTAAAAACTTTTTGAGTAAGATTAATATTTTTAAATTTTCTTAAATAACTAAGTGCAATACATCCTGATAAAATTTCACCTACAGCTGTTGCTATTGCAGCTCCTTTTATCCCCATATTAAATCCAAATATAAATATTATATCCAAAATAAGATTAATAAATGCTCCACTTAAAACAGCACCCATTGAATATTTAGGATCTCCATCTGCACGAATTATCGCACTCAAACCACATGCACAAATAAGAAATGTAAGTCCAGGGAGTGAGTAAAAAAGATATTCTTTTGCAAGAGTATAATTGGTATCTGTTGCTCCAAAAATATTTAAAAGCTGAGGCATAAAAAGATATCCACAAAGTGTAAATAATATTCCACATAAAACTAACATAGCTATTGAATTATGAACAACTTTAATAGCACCTTCTATGTCTTTCTCTCCAAGCTTCATGCTGTAAAGTGCTGCTCCTCCATCTCCAAACATAAGTCCAAATCCAATTGCAATAACTGATATAGGGAAAGCAATATTTGTCGCTGCATTGCCTATAAAACCAACTCCGTTTGCTATAAATATTTGGTCTACTATTCCATAAAGTGAATCAGCAAGTAATGCAATTACACATGGAATTGAAAATTTCATAATTAATTTAATTAATCTTTCGTTTTCAAAAATATTCTTTGATCCTTTTGTACATTCTGACATAAATAACCACCTCTTTCAATTTAACAATTGAAAGAATACACCCTCCAGTTAATGGAGAGTCAAGGCTTTTTTCTTATTGGAATTAAAAGTTCTGTAATATAATTATTTTCATCAGCTGTACTCACTATATCAACAAGATAATTATCCACAGCAGGTCCACAAATTTCGTATCCATTTTCCTTTATATACTCATTCATTTTTCTATATGAATTTATCATTGTATCATATTTTCCATAATGAATCATAGATGCAGCTTTAAATCCTCCAAATTTTCTTACCTTTCCTGGTATTTCTTTATTCATAGAAATCGGAGCACATACTTCAATATCAAAAAGTGATGAATTCTTTTCAAAACTTATGCAATTATCATAATAAACTGCCATAACATTTTTATTCATATGAAAATTATTTCTTTTTATAAGCGAATGAAGACGGCAGTACCTTACAACAAAATCATCAGAATTTACTTCTCCCATTTCTCTATAATAAGCTACAAAACATTCTGGTATATCTTTTATAACAATTTTCTCATTCTTTTCTATATTCTCATGTTCTTTGTAAGTTATATCACTACAAAACTGAAGCTTTTGTCTTACTATTAAAAGATCTGATATCTTATCATCAATTTCTCTGCATTTTTCATCTATCTTTTTTCTGTTATAATCTAAATTATCTCTTTTTAACAGGCGTTTTATTTCTTTTAGTGAAAAACCCGCATCCTTAAAGTATCTTATTACACTTATAAGAGTAAACTCTTTTACTGTATAATATCTATATCCACTTTGCTCATCAATTTTGGCAGGTTTTAAAATATCTACCTCATCGTAATATCTTAAAGTTTTTATAGGTACATTACATATTTTAGATGCTTCCCCTATTCTGTAATATTTTCTTTCATTCATTTTTTCACCCCTTATAATACAAAAAGAACTGTCTTATTTAAAATAAAGATTAGATTTTTACATTATAAATTAGCAAAAAACATTATAATACTTTATTTTATACGACAGCCCTTTTATTAAAATTAATATGTTTAATAATAAAGTCTAGTTTTTCATCATATCAAAAAAACTTACCTGATCACTTTCAGTAAGACCATTTAAGCATCCAAATTTTCTAAGAAGTTCTGTAGCTGCTGTTCCTATTTTTGCACGTTTTTTCAAATTGTCAACAGAACTTATAGGAACCTCTTCATGAACAGTTTTAGAAATATCTTCTGCTGCAACATTTCCCATTCCTGAAATACTATTTATTGGAGGTCTTATCCCCTCATCTTCAACTTTAAATTTAGTTGAATCAGATTTATATAAATCAATTGGTAAAAACTTAAATCCTCTCTCATACATCTCAAG
It includes:
- the thiW gene encoding energy coupling factor transporter S component ThiW — encoded protein: MYEKPQTQKLAISGILIALAVVFGTFSIPIGAAKISPVQHFVNVVGAITLGPLYACINGFVAATIRNMLGTGSLLAYPGSMIGSLLAGILYKKIKKPLSAVVGEIIGTGLIGGVVAYPVAAFLMGKQAALFAYVIPFTLSCSAGAVIAYMFVKLPIIGKTLASHSR
- the thiC gene encoding phosphomethylpyrimidine synthase ThiC — encoded protein: MNKYKTQIEAAKMGIVTPEMKIVAKKENMKEEKLRKLVSEGKVAIPANVNHKSLDPAGVGDGLKVKINVNLGISGDCIDYTQEMNKAKLATKYGAEAIMDLSNYGKTSTFRKKLIDYSPAMIGTVPMYDAIGYLEKDLLDIKAEDFLDVVRAHAKEGVDFVTIHAGITRRTVDSFMETKRKMNIVSRGGSLLFAWMKMTGNENPFYEHYDELLDILHEYDVTISLGDAMRPGCLDDSTDAGQIEELIELGKLAKRAWDKNVQVMIEGPGHMAMNEIAANMQIEKRLCHGAPFYVLGPIVTDIAPGYDHITSSIGGAIAAMNGANFLCYVTPAEHLKLPDENDVKEGIIAAKIAAHAADMANGIKGSRDMDNKMADARNKLDWDEIFKCAIDPEKAKKYFESIPPEDRHSCSMCGKMCAVRTTNRILNGEKVELLKEETENK
- the hydG gene encoding [FeFe] hydrogenase H-cluster radical SAM maturase HydG: MNFLEKYEKEFEKYDRMDHDFIDDDLIWSKINAHKNPSKEDVRRVLKKAEKCIRLEPDEVAILVQNNDKETIEEMYSLAHKLKEEVYGDRIVFFAPLYISDECANNCKYCGFRSSNTAMKRKTLTMDEIEEEVKIMIEEGQKRTVLVYGESPNTEAEFMADTVKKVYSVKTEHGEIRRANINAAPLTVDELKLLKKVGIGTFQVFQETYHHDTYKKMHPQGTIKGNYRWRLYAMDRAQEAGVDDNGLGVLFGLYDWRFEIMGLLYHTIHLEEKFNGVGPHTISFPRITPATDTPYSNHPEYKVNDEDFKKIIAILRLSIPYTGLICTARESDEVRKQVLPLGVSQIDAGTRIGVGAYAKSKKANSLPDKEQFTIEDSRSLDDVVKEICDMGAIPSFCTACYRAGRTGEEFMKVAKSKFVHNFCIPNAIFTLKEYLMDYASDETKKIGLETLKKHLEIFKGEPKYDEILKNLKRLEDGERDLRF
- the thiD gene encoding bifunctional hydroxymethylpyrimidine kinase/phosphomethylpyrimidine kinase, with protein sequence MLRALTIAGSDSSGGAGIQADLKTFSANGVFAMSAITAITAQNTMGVKSIEDISPEMIKMQIKAVFDDIRVDAVKIGMVSKKESIEAITETLLSIKNLPPVVLDPVMISKNGFNLLSKDAEDILVKKLFPLAYLITPNIPEAEEILKIKISNVSQMKEAAKRLINFGPKAVLVKGGHLDGEAIDILYDGNEFSVFKQDRIHTKNTHGTGCTLSSAIASNLAKGMSISDAVKEAKRYITIAIKHSINLGHGVGPTNHFYELYKKAGIEIFDK
- a CDS encoding MerR family transcriptional regulator, whose protein sequence is MNERKYYRIGEASKICNVPIKTLRYYDEVDILKPAKIDEQSGYRYYTVKEFTLISVIRYFKDAGFSLKEIKRLLKRDNLDYNRKKIDEKCREIDDKISDLLIVRQKLQFCSDITYKEHENIEKNEKIVIKDIPECFVAYYREMGEVNSDDFVVRYCRLHSLIKRNNFHMNKNVMAVYYDNCISFEKNSSLFDIEVCAPISMNKEIPGKVRKFGGFKAASMIHYGKYDTMINSYRKMNEYIKENGYEICGPAVDNYLVDIVSTADENNYITELLIPIRKKP
- a CDS encoding MATE family efflux transporter, whose amino-acid sequence is MSECTKGSKNIFENERLIKLIMKFSIPCVIALLADSLYGIVDQIFIANGVGFIGNAATNIAFPISVIAIGFGLMFGDGGAALYSMKLGEKDIEGAIKVVHNSIAMLVLCGILFTLCGYLFMPQLLNIFGATDTNYTLAKEYLFYSLPGLTFLICACGLSAIIRADGDPKYSMGAVLSGAFINLILDIIFIFGFNMGIKGAAIATAVGEILSGCIALSYLRKFKNINLTQKVFKMSAKIISRISLIGISDLITQICVGIIIIVSNNMLALYGAQSIYGSEVCLSAMAIVMKVNEIFMAIIIGIAAGGQPIAGYNYGAKNYRRVKDTFICLVKITTVVAIIGFIFFRFFPYAIVRLFGQSDYLFNNFAVKAMKIYLCMYILNGFELTSSIFLQSIGKPYKAIILTISKQFIFIIPLLLILPQYFEVYGVLYAGPISEICSFIAAFIVMFYEIKNIEKLQIMKDC